TATTCTAAGTTCCATGTTTTTGTCTCAATTCTCACACTATGAATACTTAtattatttcttcattttctgaagTTGGTTGTGTGAATAACTTGAGTAACAGGCTTCTTAATGCTGTAATGCAGGCCCGCGAGTTCCTTAATAAGTTGGGTGACCTCAGTCAGACACAGATTTTTGCTAAGATTGAAAATATGGAGGTGTGATATTCATCTATTTTCAGTTTAGAATCTAAAATTTCCAAAGAAAGTCCtgagtttttatgtttttgcaTTAGGGATTAACCCATTTTGATGAGATTCTACAAGAAGCTGATGGTATTATCCTCTCCCGTGGGAATTTGGGCATTGATCTCCCACCAGAAAAGGTCAGTTTCCTTAACTTGCAAGTAGGGATGTCATGTTATTTATTTGTCTTCAAATAAGtgatcaaacttgtttgtccTTTACAGgtctttttatttcaaaaggCTGCCCTTTACAAATGTAACATGGCTGGAAAGCCTGCCGTGGTAACTCGTGTTGTGGATAGTATGACTGACAACTTGAGGCCAACCCGTGCAGAAGCAACTGATGTTGCAAATGCTGTATTGGATGGTGCGTCCCTATTTGACTCAATGTGTGCTTTAGAGACTATTGGTTGAGGCCCATTAAAGGGGTTTCTATATTATCTGGTTGCATGTATTGAAGATATtctcttgtatttttttaagtcCTTGTTTCCATGattcctatttttatttttatttttaatctgTGCTTCCTAACTTAACTGTCTCGTGGGTGCAGGAAGTGATGCAATTCTTCTTGGTGCCGAGACTCTTCGTGGTTTGTACCCTGTTGATACTATCTCTACTGTTGGTAGAATTTGTGCCGAGGTAAACTTTTTCTTATAGTTTTATCCATTCCTTGTTTATTGTGTCTACTTGGATTTAGTAGCTTTTTATGTCAATGCATATAATTTTAAAGTTAAGGATAATTAACTGTACTCGACCCATCACTAAGCTGTCTTTATCCTGAATGCTCTAATTTCATATATGACCTTTGATGAGTTTTTCCCAATTTTAATCCATGCAGGCAGAGAAGGTTTTCAACCAAGACTTATATTTCAAAAAGACTGTCAAATATGTTGGAGAGCCAATGACACACTTGGAATCTATTGCATCCTCAGCGGTATGACTTTTATCATATATAGTATCTTCTGATGATTTTACATTGTTTTCTTCCAATTGTAGTTAGCATTCTGGTTGAAATGTTTGCATGAGTTGGTTTGGATCTTGAATGGCCACTGTGTTCATTGTCTAGGTACGGGCAGCCATTAAGGTGAAGGCATCTGTTATTATTTGCTTCACTTCTTCTGGAAGGGCTGCAAGGTATGCAGATGTATTTTTTATCCTGTAAAATGCAAATTGTCTATTTGTCCTCCATTGCTTTTATGGTCAATCAAGCTGGGCTTTTTTGGCAGTAATAAGACAATCAATTTATGCTGCTTTTTTATTGGCGACCGCCCCTAAGTCTTCTAATCCATTTGCTATTGTGCAGATTGATTGCTAAGTATCGGCCCACGATGCCCGTTCTTTCAGTCGTCGTTCCTCGGCTCAAGACTAATCAACTTAAATGGAGCTTTACTGGAGCCTTTGAGGTGTGCTCTTGACTCTGACTAACCTCTAGCTCATTTACTGCTGTGAAGTCCATCACAATGCATGTTTATTTATGGGTTTTTCTTTCCTACATCTATTTGTAAGTGCATTTAGATGTGCAAATTTTGACAGGATAAAAGATCGTCTGTTATTTAGTATTGGGAGATTGAAATGTCTTGATGTTTTGCATCTgctaataaaaataaaaagaagatgatTACTGGTTGAATGATGACATTGTATATACTTTCATTATCTTGTTATGAATTATAACTATTTACTTCGGCATGggtttgaaaaatatatttctgaCATGCCTTGTTAAAATTCAGAGTGTGTATCATCATATTTAAGCTCTAATGCGAAGTATGCTCAACGCCCAATAATTGATATGTCTCAAATGTGACTTTGCTGTAGAATTAAGACTTATTTCTAGAAGTTTGCTTTTCAAAATATGCATATTGCTTTTAATTGTTCGtctgttttttgttctcttatcattttaatatgtaaccTTTGTTgctaactttttgttttaaaaacatATTAATTTGCAGGCAAGGCAATCGCTTTTAGTCAGGGGTCTTTACCCTATGCTTGCTGATCCTCGACATCCTGTAAGTGGCTTTTTTCCTCTAAATGGTTGACACTTAATGTAAATTGTCTGTGGTTTCTGCTAGCTAGTGTTATCTATAGTCTTAGATTTTACCATTATTTCGATCACCTTTGATTATACAAAGGCAAAGCCGgttaggttttcttttttcttttctgtatTCATATTCATCCGGCTTGACCACTACATAAAACAGAGGTTAGGGTTCTTTTCTGTGGATCATACATTACCGTGGTTGTTGGCTGGAGACTATAATCTTGACTTTTCTGTACTTTCAACGAGTATGACTATAGGTGCAACGTGTAGTGACCCCTATCTTTGTCAGAATGAAGAATGTTTGTTTATAGAGATGACTCTTTTCTCACCCTGTGGGTGTATCTTCATGTGTACTTAAAACTTACGTCGATTTTGTTTCACTTAAATTTGTTGTCCTATGACTTTGCAGGCTGAGTCTACCAGTGCAACAAACGAGTCAGTTCTGAAGGTTGCCCTTGATCACGGAAAAGCTTCCGGAGTGGTAAAGTCGCACGACCGAGTAGTTGTTTGCCAGAAAGTTGGTGATGCCTCTGTTGTCAAGATTATAGAGCTCGAAGATTAGAGTTTCTTCTTACCCTCATTCTGTCTGAGGTATAATTTCCCTTTTTGTCTTTTCCGGGAAATGGACCAGTTCGTGTCACCTGTGAGGTTTATATACCCCAGGTGTTGGTGACTTGCTTGTTGATTTGACTTCTATAAAGGATTATACACCGGGGCAATTGTAATCGTTTATCACAATTCAAGTCAGGGTGTACATGACCTCTCATTTTGTCTTTACATATCAAAATCATTCAAGTCTCCAATAAAGAATGCTttttttgatattagtttGCGATTATTTTCGTCGTTTATAGCACCAATTCTGGATCTCATATTCAACATTTTATTGAGATCTTGCCCATGTTataatttagggtttttaaaTGTAGACGTCCTTGAATTTTGCCCCGAGTTGTAATTGGGtctgtgaaattttttttgaggcAATTCCATCTTTTAACTCGAGAAGCAGTTTCCTATCGTAACAAAATCTGTTGAGTTTGACCGTGGTTTTTTTTCCATCTGTGTGTTCCATATTAGCAATTCCTTCTTATATCTTGCCCACACTACCAATTTTTGCCCATTTCTTGTTCATTTCTACACTATGCCCGTGCCATCAAAAGATTTTAAAGAGGATACATAACATTATGCCCATTTTGATAGATTCAAATCTGTCCATGAAGTCCAGTATTTGATTTCCGACCCACATTTGCAGTAACAAAGCTGCAATTTGAATCTATTGAATTCTCCGACATTTTACCTTAGGGTGCGATTTGGGATACTCAGCACCCTTACGGTTTCTTCATTTTGGGGATTTCTCTTATTGAGGGATTATCAAGCGGGGGAGACTCTTGGAATTCGAAAGGACGCTTTTACCCCTCATTTTGACAgacaaattgacaaagttggaTGGCAAAATCCAATTGGAACTACTTGTCGAGTTAAAGGATGTAATTGCCTCAAAAAAAGTCCATGTACCCACTTGCAACTCAAGGAAAAGTTCAAGGACGTCTATAGTTAAAAACcctataatttatatattttttttgtttttgggtgagaatataatttataagcTTTGTGTTCTTTGTCCAGCCTCGCTTAGCAAATCCTTGCACCTCTAAATTGAAAATGTGCCATCTTAtgtaagaagaaaataatctTAGACACACTCTCAAGCAACACAagggagaaaacaaaaacaaaaagtgagaAACAATCAATCACCAATTCAACAAATCCATATTTCTCATTGCAAATTGAGATGGCTCATCGGAAAACATGCTTCAAATTATTGGGTCGTTCAATTCAACAAATCTAATAAGTAGGTGTAAGATGACATGACAATACCATCTTGCGATAACAATATAACCATCTAATAATATCAActttttgtattaattttgGCCACTAAATTACATAAGAAAActgaagaacaaaaatgagaaacactctcatctctcttatctaaacctatatatataatatacaatcTATCCAGTGAGGGAGGATGGGTCACTTCTCTTGTTTGAagaattttgttgttgctgctgctgctggtgATGAAGCTCAAGCAACTCAAGCTCCTTCTTGCGCACCAGCAACAGcattctctcattctccagccgccttctctcattctcaagCTTAGCTCTCTCCATATCTCTTTCCTTCTTGCCACTAAACTTGATCCACTTGAGCCTTTGCTTTTCAAGCTCAAAAGCTTGGTATTGGTAGTTCACTTGCTGCTCCTCCAATTGTATTAGCCTTGTCTTCAACCACTGCTTCTTCTCCCAAGGGCTCTTTGACACATCTTGCAGCACACCCCTCACTTCACAGCCCAATTGATGAGTTAACTGGGAGGATGAGGGCCCCGAAAAGCAGCCTTCCTTTCTTGGCCTTTTAAGTGAAGCTCTGTCGTCATTGTCATCGTCGTCTTCATGATGTCCATGCCCCATTAGACCTCTAGAGCCCGGGCCAACTTCAACcacctcttcttcctcttcatcttcgTCTTCCGAATCATCGTCTTCATAGTCTTCATCTTCGTCCTCACCTCCACTTCCCCCTTTCACCATTTTAGATGCCTCAGTCTCTGACCTGCCTGAATTGGCAACAACATGAGCATTTTCTGATGAATGAAAGCACCTCTGTTGCTGGGGCTGCTGCTGATGCGCTGGAATCTCAGATAGTTCTGTGGCACCCTCTGGTGGGGAGTTATGTGCACCATTAGACACCCCACCAACGGTGCCATGACCACAACTATTATGATATGCACACATTTCTCTGAAAAATAGGTGCTTGGAATTCAGCAATTTACGAACTTCTTCCTTCATCTTCGGTGACAAATCCATTTTTTCCAACAAGCCCTGATTCTCCACAACCCGGCAAGCCGTCCCCTTGCCAAGTATATCATTCACCCTCTTGTACCTCTTGTTCAAGTCATTGAACTTGTCCTCACATTGCTGAGGAGAGACATAGAAACCCTTCTCCATCATAGCCCGAGACACCGATTTccatttcccttttttctgCAGCAATCCTCCGACAGACTTCTTCTTTCCTGTGGGATCAGTGCCTTCAGACCCACCCTCATCACCAATGTAAAAAACAGCCATAATTAGAAGCCTGACCATGGTATCAGTCCACTTCATTCTCTGCCATGGTGATATTTTCCTCTTGTTATCCCCATTGCTGTTGTCATCAGCACCAAACCCAGGCTCATCATCGTCACTTAGAGCTATTTGTTTGGACTTGGTGGCAAATGGGTACCCTTGTTTGACAGATTGGTGAGGGTGTTGGTGATGATCAGGGTCATGGTGGGCATAAGCAACCATTTGGGGTTGGTGCATATGGTGAGGGTTTTGAGGATTTTGGGGGTTTTGTGTTTGATGCAAAGGCATTTCTAGGCCTAAGATTCCAGAAAACAACCCATTGGATTCCATTCAAAGCTCAAAAAAACCGGTCCCTACTGATCCAATTCTTACTAATTATACAAAAGAAACACACTTTGAggcaaaactcaaaaccccAATTGAAGCAAATGTCATAATCTAATCCCCCCAAAATACTACCACTGGCTTTCAATTGTCTATAAAAAGAAACACATACACTGAACAAAACCCAGTAGCAAAAAGAAGTACCCaataattgaaatgaaatttggacCAAAACCCAGTAAAAAAAACTGCCCAAAAGTACCAGATACTCAGAGATTGCAACCGACTTGTTTACATCACCATATCCTGAGGCAGCTCCAATTAAGAATCCTTTTTCAGCTTTTGCAGAAATGTGTAGCAGAAGCACGACATATACATAGAGGAAAGATGTGAAAAGCAAGAGAgagctttgtttttgttggtggATTGTATTGTGTGACAGAGATTCAAAAGAGAAGCGGTATATGCTATATACAGAGAGCGGAGCTACCGGTTTTAGTTTGGCAGGTTTTGTTTGTGCAGAAGACAG
Above is a genomic segment from Prunus dulcis chromosome 7, ALMONDv2, whole genome shotgun sequence containing:
- the LOC117633882 gene encoding pyruvate kinase 1, cytosolic, whose translation is MHSNHLLLEEPIRMASILEPSKASFFPAMTKIVGTLGPKSRSVEVIASCLNAGMSVARFDFSWGNTEYHQETLENLKAAVKSTKKLCAVMLDTVGPELQVANKTGNPISLLGDGLVVLTPDRGQEPSSELLPINFDGLSKAVKKGDTIFVGQYLFTGSETTSVWLEVSEVKGEDVVCSVKNSATLAGSLFTLHASQIHIDLPTLSAQDKEVISSWGLQNKIDFLSLSYTRHAEDVRQAREFLNKLGDLSQTQIFAKIENMEGLTHFDEILQEADGIILSRGNLGIDLPPEKVFLFQKAALYKCNMAGKPAVVTRVVDSMTDNLRPTRAEATDVANAVLDGSDAILLGAETLRGLYPVDTISTVGRICAEAEKVFNQDLYFKKTVKYVGEPMTHLESIASSAVRAAIKVKASVIICFTSSGRAARLIAKYRPTMPVLSVVVPRLKTNQLKWSFTGAFEARQSLLVRGLYPMLADPRHPAESTSATNESVLKVALDHGKASGVVKSHDRVVVCQKVGDASVVKIIELED
- the LOC117635100 gene encoding uncharacterized protein LOC117635100, yielding MESNGLFSGILGLEMPLHQTQNPQNPQNPHHMHQPQMVAYAHHDPDHHQHPHQSVKQGYPFATKSKQIALSDDDEPGFGADDNSNGDNKRKISPWQRMKWTDTMVRLLIMAVFYIGDEGGSEGTDPTGKKKSVGGLLQKKGKWKSVSRAMMEKGFYVSPQQCEDKFNDLNKRYKRVNDILGKGTACRVVENQGLLEKMDLSPKMKEEVRKLLNSKHLFFREMCAYHNSCGHGTVGGVSNGAHNSPPEGATELSEIPAHQQQPQQQRCFHSSENAHVVANSGRSETEASKMVKGGSGGEDEDEDYEDDDSEDEDEEEEEVVEVGPGSRGLMGHGHHEDDDDNDDRASLKRPRKEGCFSGPSSSQLTHQLGCEVRGVLQDVSKSPWEKKQWLKTRLIQLEEQQVNYQYQAFELEKQRLKWIKFSGKKERDMERAKLENERRRLENERMLLLVRKKELELLELHHQQQQQQQNSSNKRSDPSSLTG